From Cystobacter ferrugineus, the proteins below share one genomic window:
- a CDS encoding LamG-like jellyroll fold domain-containing protein has protein sequence MSTEWVRPSWGGLVLGSCVLLQPLSVAAAPIDWFSDDFETGALIAPEGRWDNARSISPNTLVSGAEGAHRGQYGLTLIDRINSSASEFQGSADVERTPLTSEFFLRSWMRLRDVGTPGRVVAIQANPVKVELRLLTPGPIWELAVRKGTEQTYASLHGARVEQDRWYLVEFSARGLGTTNGEARLWVDGVEQGSTSELATLSRIDWREANYVLEWFQVGEPWTDQGFFTGSIDFDDVRVSATPMASRLRLQQPMDAGASPGCIAVNVSLRNSATGALAPAPYDTEVSLSTTTGEGRFHADESCKSPVERVRLSTGSFERRVYFHPGGPPGMVTLAASHPDFLPATLQVEGDGTSVGDADGGAVGPWTMGLGCTSAPGALVSLPVLLWPWWRRSLRGRPAAATRQE, from the coding sequence ATGAGCACTGAATGGGTCAGACCCTCGTGGGGGGGCCTGGTGCTGGGAAGCTGCGTGCTGCTCCAGCCCCTGTCCGTGGCCGCCGCCCCCATCGACTGGTTCTCGGATGACTTCGAGACGGGTGCGCTGATCGCCCCCGAGGGGCGGTGGGACAATGCCAGGAGCATCAGCCCCAACACCCTCGTCAGCGGGGCGGAGGGGGCCCACCGGGGGCAATACGGGCTCACCCTGATCGATCGCATCAACAGCAGCGCTTCGGAATTCCAGGGGAGCGCCGACGTCGAGAGGACCCCCCTGACCTCGGAGTTCTTCCTCCGCTCGTGGATGCGCTTGCGCGACGTCGGCACCCCCGGGCGAGTGGTGGCCATCCAGGCCAATCCCGTGAAGGTGGAGCTGCGGCTCCTGACGCCGGGCCCCATCTGGGAACTGGCCGTGAGGAAGGGCACGGAGCAGACCTACGCCAGCCTGCATGGAGCGCGGGTGGAGCAGGACCGCTGGTACCTGGTCGAGTTCAGCGCCCGGGGACTGGGCACCACCAACGGAGAGGCCAGGTTGTGGGTGGACGGTGTCGAGCAGGGGTCCACCTCCGAACTCGCCACGCTCTCCCGGATCGACTGGCGCGAAGCGAACTACGTGTTGGAGTGGTTCCAGGTGGGCGAGCCGTGGACGGACCAGGGGTTTTTCACCGGCTCCATCGACTTCGACGACGTGCGGGTGAGCGCCACGCCCATGGCGAGCCGGCTGCGACTCCAGCAGCCGATGGACGCGGGCGCGTCCCCGGGGTGCATCGCCGTGAACGTGTCCTTGCGGAACTCCGCCACCGGGGCGCTCGCGCCCGCGCCGTACGACACGGAGGTGTCCCTGTCCACGACGACGGGAGAGGGCCGCTTCCACGCGGATGAGTCCTGCAAGTCCCCGGTGGAGCGCGTGCGCCTTTCCACGGGAAGCTTCGAGCGGCGCGTGTACTTCCATCCTGGTGGCCCCCCGGGAATGGTGACGTTGGCGGCCTCGCATCCGGACTTCCTCCCCGCGACGCTCCAGGTGGAGGGAGACGGCACTTCCGTGGGAGATGCGGACGGCGGCGCGGTGGGGCCCTGGACGATGGGCCTGGGCTGCACCTCGGCGCCAGGGGCGCTCGTGTCGCTGCCGGTGCTGCTGTGGCCCTGGTGGCGACGGAGTCTCCGGGGAAGGCCGGCGGCGGCTACCCGCCAGGAGTGA
- a CDS encoding PEGA domain-containing protein: MSVPLLVMSLLLAAGPSTGEHRELDAALEALSEGDFESALSRVDAGLKKTRDETEIARLHVVRGEAYAALRRYSQMEASFAQALESDPDVRLDPERVQPTVVALFESLRERLRGELAVEVEPSGAALRLDGQPLGQAPWRGPVPIGTHTLDVDEGRTSLQVKVRPSRTEQVRVVLPPAASMEAPWSGLVFSAQARATLGVSPLSGVGLEAGARLAGTYVYGELNATVGSRFGASARLGAQAPELVGPLTFFLSLDAYALGGPFLFGGGLSAGASLPLSSKFDLFVELSGRLLPASASYSTTHLLGVTGLRFTPGG, from the coding sequence ATGAGCGTTCCCCTGTTGGTGATGTCGCTGCTGCTCGCCGCCGGTCCATCCACCGGAGAGCACCGCGAACTGGATGCGGCGCTCGAGGCCCTGTCCGAAGGGGACTTCGAGTCCGCGCTCTCCCGTGTGGACGCGGGATTGAAGAAGACCCGGGACGAGACGGAGATCGCTCGGCTGCATGTGGTCCGGGGCGAGGCGTACGCGGCGCTCCGCCGCTACTCCCAGATGGAGGCCTCCTTCGCCCAGGCGCTCGAGTCGGACCCGGACGTGCGTCTGGATCCGGAGCGCGTGCAGCCCACCGTGGTGGCGCTCTTCGAGAGCCTGCGTGAGCGGCTCCGGGGAGAGCTGGCCGTGGAGGTCGAGCCTTCCGGCGCGGCGCTGCGGCTGGATGGACAGCCGCTCGGACAGGCGCCCTGGCGAGGCCCGGTTCCCATCGGAACGCACACGTTGGACGTGGACGAGGGGAGGACCTCGCTCCAGGTCAAGGTACGGCCCAGCCGGACGGAGCAGGTGCGCGTCGTCCTTCCCCCCGCGGCTTCAATGGAGGCGCCCTGGTCCGGACTCGTCTTCAGCGCCCAGGCTCGGGCCACGCTGGGCGTGTCTCCCCTGTCGGGAGTGGGGCTGGAGGCCGGAGCGAGGCTGGCGGGCACGTATGTCTACGGCGAGCTCAACGCCACCGTGGGGAGCCGGTTCGGGGCGTCCGCGCGACTGGGCGCCCAGGCGCCGGAGCTCGTGGGGCCGCTGACCTTCTTCCTCTCGCTCGATGCGTATGCCCTGGGGGGACCGTTCCTTTTCGGTGGCGGACTGTCCGCCGGAGCGAGCCTCCCCCTGTCCAGCAAGTTCGATCTCTTCGTGGAGTTGAGCGGGCGCCTGCTCCCGGCGAGCGCCTCGTACAGCACCACGCACCTGCTGGGCGTCACCGGCTTGCGCTTCACTCCTGGCGGGTAG